A genomic window from Deltaproteobacteria bacterium includes:
- the trmB gene encoding tRNA (guanosine(46)-N7)-methyltransferase TrmB — MLVSNGSSRRRYRQHGNPFNLHLPIKTIDLNAIFKRLAPIAIDVGCGSGAFTLELAKQHPEWNIVGIEIRQHLVDCINNEASTLGLANIHALLANINLHLEAIIPPQSVIWVSINFPDPWYKKRHQKRRVVNQEWVKLLKTRLVTGAQIHCMTDYQPIAEEIKNIFESIKGFINLDGSGNFAHTTTSGIISERERTHLRRGESIYRLRFCLE, encoded by the coding sequence ATGCTAGTTAGCAATGGTTCTTCTCGACGACGCTATCGTCAGCACGGAAACCCATTTAACTTACACCTACCTATTAAAACCATTGACTTGAACGCTATCTTTAAACGGCTTGCACCAATAGCTATCGATGTAGGATGTGGTAGTGGTGCGTTTACTCTTGAACTAGCTAAACAACATCCTGAATGGAATATAGTTGGCATAGAAATTCGTCAGCACTTAGTTGACTGTATTAATAACGAGGCTAGCACTTTAGGTTTGGCTAATATTCATGCCTTGCTTGCAAATATAAATTTGCACTTAGAAGCCATTATCCCACCTCAAAGCGTGATTTGGGTAAGTATAAATTTCCCCGATCCCTGGTATAAAAAACGTCACCAAAAACGTCGAGTGGTGAATCAAGAATGGGTAAAACTGCTTAAAACACGCTTAGTTACTGGCGCACAAATACATTGCATGACTGATTACCAACCCATTGCCGAAGAAATTAAAAATATTTTTGAAAGCATAAAAGGTTTTATTAATCTTGACGGCAGCGGAAATTTTGCTCATACCACTACTTCTGGAATTATAAGTGAGCGGGAGCGTACACATTTGCGCCGAGGCGAGTCGATTTATCGCCTACGTTTTTGCTTAGAATAA